The proteins below are encoded in one region of Peribacillus muralis:
- the sppA gene encoding signal peptide peptidase SppA encodes MNGKRWAALGIAAVLFFVSILVGTATTFFTADTESVIDELFASDSEFYEDVIEGEDYTNVIAVFDVEGTIQDTGEASLLSSATYNHRAFMDKLKMAEENDDIKGIILRVNSPGGGVVESAEIHDKILDIKKVKKPVYVSMGSMAASGGYYISAPANKIYASPETMTGSLGVIMHGYNYEKLAKKYGVEFETIKSGPHKDIMSPTREMTGEERDILQNMINNSYDQFVKVIADGRGMTEQEVRKIADGRIYDGRQAKENHLIDDFGHLDDVIAAMKKDIGQKDAQVIRYTDEAGFGSLFSMGAQKMLGNDVETAVLTKILSSSNSPRLMYLYAE; translated from the coding sequence ATGAATGGAAAGCGTTGGGCCGCACTTGGAATCGCAGCCGTTTTATTTTTTGTCTCTATTCTGGTAGGGACGGCGACAACTTTTTTTACAGCTGATACGGAAAGCGTGATTGATGAATTATTCGCTTCCGATAGCGAGTTTTACGAAGACGTCATTGAAGGCGAGGACTACACGAATGTCATTGCCGTATTTGATGTAGAGGGAACGATTCAGGATACGGGAGAAGCATCATTACTAAGTTCGGCAACCTATAATCACCGCGCCTTCATGGATAAGCTGAAGATGGCGGAAGAAAATGATGATATCAAGGGAATTATCCTCCGGGTGAATTCACCTGGCGGCGGTGTCGTCGAAAGTGCAGAAATCCATGACAAGATCCTTGATATTAAAAAGGTCAAAAAACCTGTCTATGTTTCGATGGGGTCAATGGCCGCGTCGGGTGGATATTATATTTCCGCACCGGCCAATAAGATTTATGCAAGCCCGGAAACGATGACGGGCTCCCTCGGCGTCATCATGCACGGGTATAATTATGAAAAGCTTGCCAAGAAATATGGCGTCGAGTTCGAGACAATCAAAAGCGGACCGCACAAGGACATCATGAGTCCGACCCGGGAAATGACGGGTGAGGAACGAGATATATTGCAAAATATGATTAATAACTCTTATGATCAATTCGTGAAGGTCATTGCAGACGGCCGCGGTATGACGGAGCAGGAAGTAAGGAAGATCGCCGATGGCCGCATTTATGATGGGCGTCAGGCGAAGGAAAACCATTTGATTGATGATTTTGGCCATTTGGATGATGTCATTGCCGCCATGAAAAAGGATATAGGTCAAAAAGATGCTCAAGTCATCCGTTATACGGATGAAGCAGGCTTTGGTTCCTTATTCAGTATGGGAGCGCAAAAAATGTTGGGAAATGATGTGGAAACGGCAGTCTTGACAAAAATCCTTTCCTCTTCAAATTCTCCACGCTTAATGTATTTGTATGCGGAATAG
- a CDS encoding NAD kinase, with the protein MMNTRRNIYFFHASSSEMQSKVERLAELANKHDYEVVQDFTKANIIVSIGDDGTFLQAVRKTGFRDDCLYAGISTTGNLNMYCDFHLEDTEKMIDAMTKEQIEVRKYPTIEIQLDEQPPFYALNELSIRTSITKTFIMDIYIDDIHFETFRGDGIIIATPTGSTAYNKSVNGAVVDPLLPCFQVSELASINNNTYRTLGSSFILSSDRTLTVQLEQNGPSYPIVGLDNEALSISHLGRVKVGLSGKVIKTVKLKDNSFWEKVKRTFL; encoded by the coding sequence ATTATGAACACACGACGAAATATTTATTTTTTCCATGCTTCAAGTTCAGAAATGCAAAGCAAGGTCGAACGTCTTGCGGAGTTGGCGAACAAGCACGACTATGAGGTTGTCCAAGACTTCACAAAAGCTAACATTATCGTGAGCATCGGCGATGACGGGACGTTTTTACAGGCGGTACGTAAAACCGGATTCAGGGACGATTGTTTGTATGCCGGCATTTCCACCACCGGAAATTTGAATATGTACTGCGATTTCCATCTGGAAGATACTGAAAAGATGATTGATGCGATGACAAAAGAGCAAATCGAGGTTCGAAAATATCCAACCATCGAAATTCAATTGGACGAACAGCCTCCTTTTTATGCCCTCAATGAACTGAGCATCCGAACTTCGATTACAAAGACGTTCATCATGGATATTTATATCGACGACATCCATTTTGAAACCTTCCGCGGGGATGGAATCATCATTGCGACCCCTACCGGGAGCACCGCTTACAATAAATCGGTGAATGGCGCAGTCGTGGATCCGCTCCTCCCTTGTTTTCAGGTGAGCGAGCTCGCTTCCATCAATAATAATACGTATCGGACCCTCGGGTCTTCCTTTATACTAAGCAGCGATAGAACCTTGACTGTTCAACTTGAACAAAACGGTCCAAGCTATCCGATCGTCGGACTTGATAATGAAGCATTGAGTATCAGCCATCTAGGAAGGGTAAAGGTCGGCTTAAGCGGCAAAGTCATCAAAACCGTTAAGCTAAAGGATAACTCTTTTTGGGAAAAGGTAAAAAGAACGTTTCTTTAA
- a CDS encoding ABC transporter permease has translation MIGRRIWKKGAPFFLLVLLLIAWESATAILKIEKWLLPSPSAIFIEGIESFHNLLGHLLSTTELAIAGFLIGSCIGLLIAAALHLFSGVKDAVYPLLILSQNIPIIVLAPLLVIWFGFGMLPKLIVISLVCFFPVAVASLDGLRQTPYELKHYFKMMGAGNSQLFWKLELPHSLPFIFSGLKISATYSVMGAVISEWLGAKSGIGVYMTLASSAFRTDRVFVAIFIIMGLSLLFFGVITLLERYFVSWKRKEDDKHASGN, from the coding sequence ATGATCGGAAGGAGAATTTGGAAGAAGGGGGCTCCCTTCTTTCTTTTAGTATTGCTGCTGATTGCATGGGAGTCAGCCACAGCGATATTGAAAATAGAAAAATGGCTGCTTCCTTCCCCATCTGCCATTTTCATTGAAGGTATCGAGTCCTTTCATAATCTTTTGGGTCACCTGTTATCGACGACTGAGCTTGCGATAGCCGGTTTTTTAATTGGAAGCTGTATCGGCTTATTGATAGCAGCGGCCTTGCATCTGTTTTCAGGTGTTAAAGATGCCGTTTATCCCCTGCTCATCCTGTCACAAAATATTCCAATCATCGTGCTGGCACCGCTCTTGGTGATTTGGTTTGGTTTTGGGATGCTGCCTAAGCTCATCGTCATATCACTCGTATGCTTTTTTCCGGTTGCCGTTGCCTCATTGGATGGCCTGCGCCAGACACCGTATGAACTTAAGCATTATTTTAAGATGATGGGAGCGGGAAACAGCCAGTTGTTTTGGAAGTTAGAGCTGCCCCACTCTCTTCCGTTCATTTTCTCTGGCCTCAAAATTTCGGCCACGTATAGTGTAATGGGTGCAGTCATTTCGGAGTGGCTCGGGGCGAAATCCGGGATTGGCGTTTATATGACACTTGCTTCCTCCGCGTTTCGGACCGATCGGGTTTTTGTAGCCATTTTCATCATTATGGGATTGAGCCTGCTCTTTTTTGGAGTGATTACCTTACTGGAGAGGTACTTTGTTTCATGGAAGCGAAAGGAGGATGACAAGCATGCATCTGGAAATTAA
- a CDS encoding ABC transporter ATP-binding protein yields the protein MTSMHLEIKDVSYSFDGKQNILEKLNLHVDEGEFVTILGPSGSGKSTLFHLTGGILKPDDGDILLDGKKINGLKGHISYMPQQPSLLPWRTVLDNVLLGSELAGFKDKEKAKVLLMKAGLGEYEQAYPHELSGGMKQRAAFIRSILSPQHLMCLDEPFSALDELTRVQMQEWLMSFWEEYRRSVLFVTHSIDEAVFLSDRIYVLSAKPATVIKEVIVPFSRPRREEQLLSEDFFNLKRELYAALKPTFTT from the coding sequence ATGACAAGCATGCATCTGGAAATTAAAGACGTTTCCTATTCCTTTGATGGTAAGCAAAATATTTTGGAGAAGTTGAATCTTCATGTGGATGAAGGGGAATTTGTGACGATCCTTGGACCATCAGGCAGTGGGAAAAGTACGTTGTTCCACTTGACCGGCGGCATTTTGAAGCCGGATGATGGCGATATTTTACTCGACGGAAAGAAAATAAATGGCTTAAAGGGACATATAAGCTATATGCCGCAGCAGCCCTCGCTATTACCTTGGAGAACGGTTTTGGATAATGTCCTGCTAGGCAGCGAACTTGCTGGGTTTAAAGACAAAGAAAAAGCCAAAGTGCTATTGATGAAGGCTGGGTTGGGAGAGTATGAACAGGCATATCCGCATGAATTATCCGGAGGCATGAAGCAAAGGGCCGCATTTATCCGGAGTATCTTGAGCCCTCAGCATTTGATGTGCCTTGACGAACCTTTTTCCGCTTTGGATGAACTGACTAGAGTGCAGATGCAAGAATGGTTGATGTCATTTTGGGAGGAATATCGGCGGTCCGTGCTTTTCGTTACACATAGCATCGATGAAGCGGTTTTCCTTTCCGATAGGATTTACGTGTTATCAGCCAAGCCGGCAACTGTCATCAAGGAGGTTATCGTGCCATTCTCAAGGCCAAGAAGGGAAGAGCAGCTTCTCAGCGAGGATTTTTTTAATTTGAAACGGGAATTATATGCCGCACTGAAGCCAACCTTCACTACATAA
- a CDS encoding 2-keto-3-deoxygluconate permease, translating into MRIKATLDRIPGGMMVVPLLLAATINTLFPDLLRIGGFTEALFVNSSSALIALFLLIAGTQINLRTAGTSVKKGVTLLTYKWVLGALVGLLGFWLADSNGLFLGMAPLAIIAAMTNSNGGLYIALAGQYGKEEDKAAYPFLALSDGPFLTMVALSIFGTMGFANGMFSPTSFIAVLLPLIVGVVLGNLDSEMKDFLSKGSDKLVPFFAFSLGMGINFTAIIQGGLSGVLLGVITVVLTGGGGYLIFKWIGWNPIVGASEGSTAGNAVGTPVAIVAANASFGVHAELATVQIAASVVTTAILLPIFIGFLSKHLDKKGGVAKYNE; encoded by the coding sequence ATGAGAATTAAAGCAACGCTAGATCGAATCCCAGGCGGGATGATGGTTGTTCCACTATTGTTGGCGGCTACCATCAATACATTATTTCCTGATTTACTAAGGATTGGCGGTTTCACCGAAGCATTGTTCGTGAACAGCTCCAGTGCTTTAATCGCCTTATTTCTCTTGATTGCGGGAACACAAATCAATCTCCGCACTGCAGGCACTTCGGTTAAAAAGGGTGTTACACTTTTAACATATAAGTGGGTATTGGGAGCATTGGTCGGACTTCTTGGGTTTTGGCTGGCCGATAGCAACGGATTGTTTTTGGGAATGGCACCACTGGCCATCATTGCAGCGATGACGAATTCGAATGGCGGACTTTATATTGCACTTGCCGGTCAGTACGGGAAAGAAGAAGATAAAGCGGCCTATCCATTTCTAGCATTAAGTGATGGTCCGTTCCTGACAATGGTAGCGCTGTCCATTTTTGGGACAATGGGCTTCGCAAACGGAATGTTCTCTCCAACCTCATTCATAGCCGTATTGCTTCCGCTTATAGTCGGGGTGGTATTGGGTAATTTAGATTCCGAGATGAAGGATTTCCTTTCTAAGGGCAGTGATAAACTTGTACCATTCTTTGCTTTCTCGTTAGGGATGGGGATTAATTTCACAGCGATCATCCAAGGGGGATTAAGTGGCGTATTACTTGGTGTGATCACCGTCGTGCTAACGGGTGGAGGCGGATATCTAATCTTCAAATGGATAGGATGGAATCCGATTGTCGGTGCTTCCGAAGGTTCTACAGCGGGTAACGCGGTCGGTACTCCTGTTGCCATCGTGGCAGCCAATGCCTCATTTGGTGTCCATGCCGAGCTTGCGACCGTACAAATTGCAGCGAGTGTCGTTACGACAGCCATCCTTCTCCCGATCTTCATCGGCTTCCTATCCAAGCATTTGGATAAAAAGGGTGGAGTGGCGAAATACAATGAGTAG
- the pdxA gene encoding 4-hydroxythreonine-4-phosphate dehydrogenase PdxA encodes MRPIIGITMGDAAGIGPEIIVKALTHAEVYQQCRPLLIGDAKIIEKVKPIVGFTGIVNAIKDPSEAKYEFGSIDVLDLDIIPSDLPFGEVSAVAGDGAFQYLAKAIDLAKEKKIHSICTAPLNKEALHKGGHMYPGHTEILADLTDTEDFSMMLTTPNLKVIHLTTHMGLIEAIESINPERTYKVIKLAHETLTKAGFHNPSIAVCGINPHAGENGLFGNGEEEEKLMPGIERAQKEGINVTGPLPADTLFFRAGRGDFDMVVACYHDQGHAPIKVMGIEAGVNITVGLKGGIIRTSVDHGTAFDIAGKNIADEKSMLAAIHSAIELAPKE; translated from the coding sequence ATGAGACCGATTATAGGAATTACCATGGGAGATGCGGCTGGAATTGGCCCGGAAATTATCGTTAAGGCATTAACGCATGCCGAGGTATATCAACAGTGCAGGCCGCTGTTGATCGGAGATGCCAAAATAATTGAGAAGGTAAAGCCCATCGTAGGCTTTACCGGAATCGTGAATGCGATAAAAGATCCTTCTGAGGCAAAGTATGAATTCGGTTCGATAGATGTTCTGGATTTAGACATCATTCCTTCAGACCTCCCGTTCGGAGAGGTGTCGGCTGTAGCGGGAGACGGCGCATTTCAATACTTGGCAAAGGCGATTGACTTGGCGAAAGAGAAGAAAATCCATTCAATTTGTACTGCACCGCTGAATAAAGAGGCGCTCCATAAAGGGGGGCATATGTATCCGGGACATACGGAGATTCTCGCTGACCTTACGGATACGGAAGACTTTTCAATGATGCTGACTACACCCAACCTGAAGGTCATCCATTTGACGACACATATGGGACTGATTGAAGCCATCGAAAGCATTAATCCTGAGCGAACGTACAAAGTGATCAAACTTGCACATGAAACACTGACGAAGGCTGGATTCCATAATCCAAGCATCGCGGTATGCGGAATAAATCCTCATGCAGGGGAAAATGGTTTATTCGGGAATGGTGAAGAGGAAGAAAAATTAATGCCTGGCATCGAACGGGCACAAAAAGAAGGAATCAATGTAACAGGGCCGCTTCCTGCTGATACATTGTTCTTCAGGGCAGGCCGCGGGGATTTTGATATGGTCGTTGCTTGTTATCACGATCAAGGACATGCCCCGATCAAAGTAATGGGGATCGAGGCAGGGGTCAATATTACCGTCGGCCTGAAAGGCGGCATCATAAGAACTTCCGTCGATCACGGCACTGCATTCGATATAGCGGGGAAGAACATTGCCGATGAGAAAAGCATGCTTGCGGCGATTCATTCAGCCATTGAATTAGCGCCAAAGGAATGA
- a CDS encoding thiamine-binding protein: MASSLISIQIIPKGENVIPLVDEAIKIIDESGVKYEVHPLETTMEGELAQLFAVIEKMNERMIELGSPNVISQVKILYQPSGITMDTLTEKYRA; the protein is encoded by the coding sequence ATGGCCAGTTCTTTAATTAGCATACAAATCATCCCTAAAGGTGAAAATGTCATTCCTTTAGTTGATGAAGCAATCAAGATCATAGATGAGTCAGGTGTCAAATACGAGGTTCACCCGCTAGAAACGACCATGGAGGGTGAGCTTGCCCAGCTATTTGCGGTGATAGAAAAAATGAATGAAAGAATGATTGAATTAGGTTCGCCGAACGTCATTTCCCAAGTCAAAATATTGTACCAGCCGAGCGGGATCACGATGGATACGTTGACGGAGAAGTATCGGGCATGA
- a CDS encoding ABC transporter substrate-binding protein, which translates to MNKFLPLLTSLFLLAGCGAGGTNEKDEATKKEDNEGLKKVSVVLDWTPNTNHTGLYVAKEKGYFKEQGLDVEIIMPGEAGADKLVASGKSEFGVSYQEAITQARVQGVPIVSLAAVIQHNTSGFASPAAKNIKSPKDFEGKTYGGWGSPVEKAIMNSLMKKENADVNKVDIVNTGDADFFTSVKRDVDFAWIYYGWTGVEAELRNEKLNMVYLTDYSDKLDYYTPVLTTNEKLIKEDPETVKAFVHAASKGYQFAIDDPDTAADILMKAAPDLDAKLVRKSQAWLADKYQDDAPRWGEQKLDIWKNYSDWMRENKLLEGEFKPEEAFTNEFLPN; encoded by the coding sequence TTGAATAAATTTTTGCCATTGCTGACTTCGTTGTTCCTTTTAGCTGGATGTGGCGCCGGCGGAACGAACGAAAAAGATGAAGCAACAAAAAAGGAAGACAATGAAGGATTGAAAAAAGTATCGGTCGTGCTCGATTGGACACCGAATACAAACCATACAGGATTGTATGTAGCGAAGGAAAAGGGGTATTTTAAAGAACAAGGATTGGATGTGGAAATCATCATGCCAGGTGAAGCCGGAGCGGACAAGCTTGTGGCCTCCGGGAAATCCGAATTTGGCGTAAGCTACCAGGAGGCCATTACCCAGGCCCGCGTACAGGGTGTGCCGATTGTTTCACTGGCTGCCGTCATCCAGCATAATACCTCTGGATTCGCATCTCCTGCGGCAAAAAACATTAAATCACCAAAGGATTTCGAAGGGAAAACCTATGGTGGCTGGGGGTCGCCGGTAGAAAAGGCCATCATGAATTCACTCATGAAAAAAGAAAATGCGGATGTAAATAAAGTCGATATCGTCAATACAGGGGATGCTGATTTTTTCACTTCAGTTAAAAGGGATGTAGACTTCGCCTGGATTTATTATGGATGGACGGGTGTCGAGGCCGAGCTGAGGAATGAAAAGCTGAATATGGTTTACTTGACCGATTACTCGGATAAGCTCGATTACTATACACCTGTCTTGACAACAAACGAAAAGCTGATCAAAGAAGATCCAGAAACCGTTAAGGCATTCGTCCATGCAGCTTCTAAAGGGTATCAGTTTGCAATCGATGATCCCGATACGGCAGCGGACATTTTAATGAAGGCCGCCCCGGACCTGGATGCGAAACTAGTAAGGAAGAGCCAGGCGTGGCTTGCAGATAAATATCAGGATGATGCTCCGCGCTGGGGTGAACAGAAGCTTGACATATGGAAGAATTACAGTGATTGGATGAGAGAAAATAAGCTTCTTGAAGGTGAGTTCAAACCTGAAGAGGCGTTTACCAATGAGTTTCTACCAAATTAG
- a CDS encoding TatD family hydrolase, whose translation MKIIDSHIHFDQYDERKQSQILADMEKEQVEALVTVSMNLESSIKNAELSRKDSRIKPAFGFHPEQPLPSEQELNELLIWMRANRHNMIAVGEIGLPFYLRQENPAIDLAEYIKIVDRLLAFAKEIEKPVILHAVHDDAPIVCDLLEKYGITKAHFHWFKGDGETIAKMIRNEYRISITPDVCYERDIKDLVAVYPLELMMVETDGPWEFEGDFKGKATHPAMIQESVRRIATIKGLPIDHVYETLYQNTKDFYEI comes from the coding sequence ATGAAAATCATTGATAGCCATATCCATTTTGATCAATATGATGAAAGGAAGCAATCACAAATACTCGCGGATATGGAAAAGGAGCAGGTGGAGGCACTGGTAACGGTTTCCATGAATTTGGAATCTTCCATCAAAAATGCCGAGCTTTCACGCAAAGATTCACGAATCAAACCAGCTTTTGGGTTTCATCCCGAGCAGCCCCTTCCTAGTGAACAGGAACTGAATGAATTATTGATCTGGATGCGGGCAAATCGGCACAATATGATCGCAGTAGGCGAGATTGGGCTTCCCTTTTACTTAAGGCAGGAAAATCCCGCTATCGATTTGGCTGAATATATAAAGATAGTGGATAGGCTTCTTGCTTTTGCTAAAGAAATCGAAAAACCGGTTATCCTTCATGCCGTTCATGATGATGCCCCTATCGTTTGCGATTTATTGGAGAAGTATGGTATCACAAAGGCGCATTTCCACTGGTTTAAAGGAGATGGCGAGACGATTGCGAAAATGATTCGAAACGAATACCGCATTTCAATTACACCGGATGTTTGCTATGAAAGGGATATAAAGGATTTGGTGGCCGTATATCCGCTTGAGCTGATGATGGTTGAAACGGACGGTCCATGGGAGTTTGAAGGGGACTTCAAGGGGAAAGCGACACATCCTGCCATGATCCAAGAGAGTGTGCGTCGCATCGCTACGATCAAAGGCCTGCCGATCGACCATGTGTATGAAACCCTTTATCAAAACACCAAGGATTTTTATGAAATATAA
- a CDS encoding PrpR N-terminal domain-containing protein produces the protein MYMKVHIIAPYESMLPIIKACLPLYPDMEIGYSVGDLEKGVELAKLEEKNGADAIISRGGTAKLIKKSVQIPVIDMHLSGYDMIRSLTLASELKDKTAIVGFSNITSGAQSIIDLLELPLQVYTVRESEEVAPLILTLKNEGYKQIVGDVITINATISYGMKGFLIQSGRESILRAVNDAKQMISFLHYKNDMNGMLERLLVKEVQNIVIFNEENQVVYERLTDFDANPFNAVQYQSLNTELTENKQVLHAHFSLDGKSVDVEGFWHDGLKASYRMYILTASSVKRLDLKGVKSKAASFPEPIAMDAAFVNTVASLYKNHEIIHLKGSRGTGKEFLVNYIHNELANNGMLCTIDFEEFKESALKELLLDNIRTVFLKNIDCIKEFAPLNEFLYTCCKNGVSIFIGSNEQISEAIAASLEINTIHLPDLSHRKEDIEKLTKFFLSHYHQTYGTTAMNIKSEALALLEDYSYPNNIDDLKRFIKQIALNEKEYVIQKETIEKVLEDDGLSTDILVSQKATLKQMEKYIIQRTLKEEDYNQTKTAERLGINRATLWRKLKE, from the coding sequence ATGTATATGAAAGTGCATATCATTGCCCCATATGAATCGATGCTGCCCATTATAAAAGCGTGTCTGCCTTTGTATCCTGATATGGAAATCGGCTATTCGGTGGGCGACTTGGAAAAAGGTGTGGAACTTGCGAAATTGGAGGAGAAAAACGGAGCGGATGCCATTATCAGCAGGGGCGGTACAGCCAAGCTCATTAAGAAATCCGTCCAGATCCCGGTTATCGACATGCACCTTTCAGGATATGACATGATTCGTTCCTTGACGCTTGCCAGTGAGCTGAAGGATAAAACCGCCATAGTTGGATTTTCAAATATAACTTCAGGTGCCCAGTCCATTATCGATTTACTGGAGCTCCCCTTACAGGTATATACAGTTCGTGAGTCTGAAGAAGTGGCGCCTCTCATATTAACGCTGAAAAACGAGGGGTATAAACAAATCGTTGGTGATGTAATTACCATAAATGCGACCATTTCTTACGGCATGAAGGGTTTCCTGATTCAATCGGGGCGGGAATCGATCTTAAGGGCCGTTAATGATGCGAAACAGATGATTTCCTTCCTTCATTACAAAAATGATATGAATGGGATGCTTGAAAGGCTCTTGGTCAAAGAAGTCCAAAATATCGTCATTTTTAATGAGGAAAATCAAGTGGTCTATGAGCGTTTAACCGATTTTGATGCTAATCCGTTTAATGCTGTCCAATACCAGAGCTTGAATACGGAACTTACCGAAAATAAGCAGGTTCTTCATGCCCATTTCTCCCTGGACGGAAAGAGTGTAGATGTAGAAGGTTTTTGGCATGATGGCTTGAAAGCATCGTATAGGATGTATATTTTAACGGCCAGTTCCGTGAAACGCTTGGATTTGAAAGGGGTGAAGAGCAAGGCAGCTTCTTTCCCGGAGCCGATTGCCATGGACGCAGCTTTTGTAAATACTGTGGCCTCTCTCTACAAGAACCATGAAATCATCCATTTAAAAGGAAGTCGTGGGACGGGTAAAGAGTTTCTTGTCAATTATATACATAATGAACTAGCGAATAATGGGATGCTATGTACCATTGATTTCGAGGAATTCAAAGAAAGTGCACTTAAAGAGCTGCTGTTAGATAACATTCGAACCGTTTTCCTGAAGAATATCGATTGCATAAAGGAGTTTGCCCCATTAAATGAATTTTTGTACACTTGTTGCAAAAATGGGGTATCGATATTTATCGGGTCAAATGAACAAATTAGCGAAGCGATTGCTGCAAGTCTGGAAATAAACACGATTCATCTGCCGGATTTATCACACCGTAAGGAGGATATCGAAAAATTGACGAAATTTTTCTTATCCCATTATCATCAAACGTATGGAACGACGGCAATGAATATAAAAAGTGAGGCTTTGGCCCTTTTGGAAGATTACTCGTATCCGAATAATATTGACGACTTGAAACGGTTTATAAAGCAAATAGCCTTGAATGAAAAAGAGTATGTGATTCAAAAAGAAACCATTGAAAAAGTGTTGGAAGATGATGGTCTTTCAACTGATATCCTCGTATCGCAAAAAGCGACACTGAAACAGATGGAGAAATACATCATTCAGCGGACCCTTAAGGAAGAAGACTATAATCAAACGAAAACGGCTGAGCGATTGGGCATTAACCGGGCAACATTATGGCGCAAACTTAAAGAATGA
- a CDS encoding four-carbon acid sugar kinase family protein, producing MKLAIIADDLTGANDSGVQLARHGLKTTVLFGMDEKRVQDYDAVVFDTDSRSLEKQDAYDKVKVAADFLKRSGFSTIYKKLDSTMRGNIGAEIDALYDAVKPNLVMIAPGYPKNGRSILDSVHYLNGIPLGETEISKDPKTPVTQSYLPELIATQTARPIGTITVGDLDKGKEHVKRKLSRFAEDSIPYIIIDSSTEQHLKEILEYTKDIELELTWAGSAGIANYLPDYYSIPAREYQFTIPHATSPVLTVIGSVNKNSRLQLKKLLEQTEVHAIPFESYKAIADDKERTEEIRRVYQEAIEKAAIGKDVVIYSTAEKADIEKAWDTGKSRGLTHTQISNEIVKAMGTVCSVLLEKQYFKGVTMTGGDTAKQICNLWDVKGFELLDELEIGVPISKFLGNDAIYVVTKAGGFGSEDVFIHAMKKLKGEYA from the coding sequence ATGAAATTAGCGATCATCGCAGATGATTTGACGGGCGCCAATGATAGCGGAGTTCAATTGGCACGTCATGGACTTAAGACGACCGTTCTTTTTGGAATGGATGAAAAACGTGTACAGGATTATGACGCTGTCGTATTCGATACAGACAGCCGTTCACTAGAAAAGCAAGACGCTTACGATAAAGTCAAGGTAGCGGCAGATTTTTTAAAGCGGTCCGGCTTTTCGACGATATATAAAAAGCTGGACTCGACCATGCGCGGCAATATCGGTGCAGAAATTGACGCCCTATATGACGCCGTTAAGCCGAATTTGGTCATGATCGCTCCGGGGTATCCTAAAAACGGCAGATCGATTCTTGATTCTGTTCACTATTTAAATGGAATACCTCTTGGGGAAACGGAGATTTCCAAGGATCCGAAAACCCCGGTGACCCAATCGTATTTGCCAGAGCTTATCGCTACACAGACGGCCCGCCCGATAGGTACAATCACCGTTGGGGACCTGGATAAAGGCAAAGAACATGTGAAAAGGAAGCTATCAAGGTTTGCGGAAGATTCGATTCCGTATATCATCATCGATTCTTCCACAGAGCAGCATTTGAAGGAAATATTGGAGTATACAAAAGATATCGAGCTTGAACTAACGTGGGCGGGTTCAGCGGGGATCGCCAATTACCTCCCAGACTATTATTCTATTCCAGCCAGGGAATACCAGTTCACGATCCCTCATGCAACTTCCCCGGTGCTCACTGTGATTGGAAGTGTAAATAAGAATTCACGGCTGCAATTGAAAAAACTGTTAGAACAAACCGAGGTACATGCAATACCCTTCGAATCCTATAAAGCCATAGCCGATGACAAGGAAAGAACGGAGGAGATTCGACGGGTTTATCAGGAGGCCATCGAAAAGGCTGCAATCGGGAAAGATGTCGTCATCTATTCGACTGCTGAGAAAGCTGATATCGAAAAGGCTTGGGACACTGGAAAATCCAGGGGCCTTACGCATACCCAAATCAGCAACGAGATTGTGAAAGCGATGGGCACAGTATGTTCCGTCCTATTAGAGAAACAATATTTTAAAGGTGTAACCATGACTGGCGGCGATACTGCCAAGCAAATATGCAATTTATGGGATGTAAAAGGATTCGAATTGCTGGACGAATTGGAAATAGGAGTCCCTATATCCAAGTTCCTGGGTAATGACGCTATATATGTCGTCACGAAAGCGGGCGGATTCGGTTCAGAGGACGTATTTATACATGCCATGAAAAAGTTGAAGGGAGAATATGCTTAA